In Synechococcus sp. KORDI-52, one genomic interval encodes:
- the trmD gene encoding tRNA (guanosine(37)-N1)-methyltransferase TrmD, which yields MTKPFRLDVVSLAPQAFAPLLELGVIGRAFNAGIAALHLHNPRDFATDRHRKVDDEPYGGGAGMVLKPEPVFAAMEAIPRSPRSRVLLMSPQGRPLQQQDLQRWSIDHDQLVFLCGHYEGFDERIRGLADEEVSVGDFVLTGGELPAMTVINGVVRLLPGTVGTADSLVEESHSALLLEHPHYTRPADFRGVTVPDVLRSGDHGAIARWRQEQREQRTRERRPDLFARWQAATMTNPSDPGMELRIGNGYDIHRLVPGRAIILGGVTLDHPDGLGLDGHSDADVLVHAVMDALLGALALGDIGKYFPPTDPQWKGADSLKLLDQVVKLVKERGWSVLNIDAVVIAERPKLKPYIAEMSSRIASAIGIAPDSVGVKATTNEGLGPEGREEGISCQAVALLQRS from the coding sequence TTGACAAAACCGTTTCGCCTTGATGTGGTGAGCCTGGCGCCGCAGGCGTTTGCTCCTCTGCTGGAGCTTGGAGTGATCGGTCGTGCCTTCAACGCGGGCATTGCTGCGTTGCACCTGCATAACCCCAGGGACTTCGCCACGGATCGCCATCGCAAGGTGGATGACGAGCCCTATGGGGGTGGCGCCGGCATGGTGCTCAAGCCCGAGCCGGTGTTCGCCGCGATGGAGGCTATCCCCCGCAGTCCCCGAAGCCGGGTGCTGTTGATGTCACCGCAGGGGCGTCCCCTGCAGCAGCAGGATCTGCAGCGTTGGTCCATCGATCACGATCAACTGGTCTTCCTCTGCGGCCACTACGAGGGGTTCGACGAGCGCATTCGTGGCCTGGCTGATGAGGAGGTGTCGGTGGGCGATTTCGTCCTCACCGGCGGGGAGCTGCCTGCCATGACGGTGATCAACGGTGTGGTTCGTCTGCTGCCTGGCACGGTGGGGACGGCTGATTCCCTGGTGGAGGAAAGCCACAGTGCACTCCTCCTGGAACACCCGCATTACACCCGCCCCGCCGACTTCCGTGGCGTGACCGTTCCGGATGTGCTGCGCAGTGGCGATCACGGTGCCATCGCCCGGTGGCGTCAGGAGCAGCGGGAGCAGCGCACCCGCGAGCGCCGGCCTGATCTGTTTGCCCGCTGGCAGGCAGCGACAATGACTAACCCTTCAGACCCAGGCATGGAGCTGCGCATCGGCAACGGATACGACATCCACCGGCTGGTGCCCGGTCGGGCCATCATCCTCGGCGGTGTGACCCTGGACCATCCCGACGGTTTGGGCCTGGATGGCCACAGCGACGCCGATGTGCTGGTGCATGCCGTGATGGATGCCCTGCTCGGGGCCCTGGCCCTGGGTGATATCGGCAAGTACTTTCCCCCCACCGATCCTCAATGGAAAGGGGCCGACAGCTTGAAGCTGCTGGATCAGGTGGTGAAGCTGGTGAAGGAGCGCGGCTGGTCGGTGCTGAACATTGATGCGGTGGTGATTGCCGAGCGCCCCAAGCTCAAGCCGTACATAGCGGAGATGAGCAGCCGGATCGCGTCAGCGATCGGCATTGCTCCAGACTCCGTGGGTGTGAAGGCCACCACCAATGAAGGTTTGGGTCCGGAGGGACGGGAAGAGGGCATCAGTTGCCAGGCTGTAGCCCTTTTGCAGCGGAGCTGA
- a CDS encoding M10 family metallopeptidase translates to MPKQFIDFIDQINKYRRRRIRYDESRSRAISTVDHIASVVEQSANDESIVSQEALESSRDFRSNLNIARHQSSLQFPTIQSRGDTETTPSAQSLNSSWQEGQSTTRRQNWIEDQPIEVSTSSKWLKEIDTFSSAITEKALYSSKEETVSSSTQILELEPKYIHAESCSCSACAFSRDSFADKKELNTGLEPDNNVNARPSIAFGTLNELADYLVTGYWQESSTYTRKFNLSSSGLGAKNGQLTYNVTGWNNDSNGLTAARSDLTREVFKLYAANTSIDFIEVTTGGDIRFTDNDTGAYAYLASGWWDQYPNSVITDYSVINIASNWYGGDSSYLGYTAQTIFHEVGHSLGLGHQGLYNAGNGNPTYENSAQYGNDNWSVTMMSYWDQTENTNIEASFAFLQTPMTGDWIALDKLYESQGYSSKNAFKGDTIYGVGTNISKGTSEIMHNFSQAIGETSYTIVDGGGYDTLDVSNFADNQYIDLTPSNPNNDLPSRSSIGGLINNLMIGTNTIIEQSIGGSGNDTFIGNTADNVFEGGAGSDNFYDSIGSDIYFGGLGDNDTIYFDGLYSQYSIINLGSSLSISNEIFNTTDIDEVWSDVELFYFDNAIVKTYEELLSDISDENLSPTANEITLSITEDETAESIFFDGLDPDVGDTLTYTITNLPSKGSVLNNGDGTFTYDPETNFESLNDNESESVVFTYIARDNSNAESAETNIIITINGVNDSPVASSQSFSTEEDVIYNGQLLPATDLDSDQLTYSLVSTNETQKGTLILNENGSFTYDPGTDFLALNDNESEEVLFNYIATDESGTSSNQATLAITINGKTEPAPVVNNEPTANEITLSITEDEIAESIFFDGLDPDVGDTLTYTITNLPSKGSVLNNGDGTFTYDPETNFESLNDNESESVVFTYIARDNSNAESAETNIIITINGVNDSPVASSQSFSTEEDVIYNGQLLPATDLDSDQLTYSLVSTNEIQKGTLILNENGSFTYDPGTDFLALNDNESEEVLFNYIATDESGTSSNQATLAITINGKTEPAIFETSEENLFFDDFDNPTLTARQWNIDNVWKSRNRFVGTLLNGEAIGITMEVDGLSTTSQSLSLASPINTTGFDTIEISFDWRIEDNWDRSDFMRFEINQNNSGWTTLDGISDLRGLRRRNSIENQWNQENIALDSSSMESLQIRFSANVNKGKEDGYVNNVSIIGIKETAATTEVDSITGIGLSAKPLEANKNSPFTPGNDEYISPKTSSTEMSGLNPSDQFLKAAEIVLQETVTAFTENSQSDIGNNADPLSNISSILPSTLSEDFASFYSFASNSAFAGSLNSETF, encoded by the coding sequence GGGACTTTAGGAGCAACTTGAATATCGCTAGGCATCAGAGTAGCCTTCAATTTCCGACAATTCAATCAAGAGGCGACACCGAAACAACGCCTAGCGCACAGAGTCTCAACTCGAGTTGGCAGGAAGGTCAAAGTACAACGAGAAGACAAAATTGGATAGAAGATCAACCAATTGAAGTTAGCACCTCATCTAAGTGGCTAAAGGAAATTGACACTTTCAGCAGCGCAATAACAGAAAAAGCACTCTACAGCTCAAAGGAAGAGACAGTTTCCAGTAGCACTCAGATCCTCGAACTTGAGCCAAAATATATTCATGCAGAAAGTTGCTCCTGCTCCGCATGTGCGTTCAGCAGAGATTCATTTGCAGACAAAAAAGAATTAAATACTGGTTTAGAGCCTGACAACAACGTTAATGCCAGACCATCAATCGCCTTTGGAACACTAAATGAATTGGCAGATTACCTTGTTACGGGTTACTGGCAAGAGTCAAGTACCTACACAAGAAAATTCAATCTCAGCAGCAGTGGATTAGGAGCAAAAAATGGGCAACTTACTTACAACGTAACGGGATGGAACAATGATTCAAACGGCTTGACAGCCGCTCGAAGTGATTTAACAAGAGAAGTTTTTAAACTGTACGCGGCAAATACCAGTATTGATTTTATTGAAGTTACGACAGGGGGAGATATACGATTCACAGATAATGACACAGGTGCTTACGCGTATCTAGCAAGTGGATGGTGGGATCAATACCCGAATTCAGTGATTACAGACTACAGTGTAATTAACATTGCCTCGAACTGGTATGGGGGCGATTCAAGCTATCTTGGCTATACAGCCCAAACAATATTTCATGAAGTTGGCCATTCACTGGGTCTAGGTCACCAAGGGCTATACAACGCTGGAAACGGAAATCCAACCTATGAAAACAGCGCCCAATACGGAAATGACAACTGGTCTGTGACCATGATGTCGTACTGGGATCAAACAGAGAATACAAATATTGAAGCTTCATTTGCTTTTTTACAAACACCGATGACCGGTGACTGGATTGCCTTGGACAAGCTTTACGAATCACAAGGATACAGCTCAAAAAACGCGTTTAAAGGAGATACTATTTACGGCGTTGGTACAAATATATCCAAAGGTACAAGTGAAATAATGCACAACTTCTCTCAGGCTATTGGAGAAACCTCTTATACGATAGTTGACGGTGGGGGGTATGACACTCTAGATGTAAGCAATTTCGCTGACAACCAATATATCGACTTAACTCCATCTAACCCCAATAACGATCTCCCTTCAAGATCAAGCATAGGAGGCCTCATTAATAATTTAATGATTGGCACAAATACGATAATTGAACAATCAATAGGTGGGAGCGGCAACGATACATTCATCGGAAATACTGCAGATAATGTCTTTGAGGGAGGTGCTGGTAGCGATAATTTCTATGACAGCATCGGCTCCGACATCTACTTCGGAGGTTTAGGAGATAATGACACTATTTACTTTGACGGGCTTTACAGCCAGTACAGCATCATTAACCTCGGCTCTTCACTATCAATCTCCAACGAAATTTTTAACACGACAGATATCGACGAGGTATGGAGCGATGTAGAATTATTCTATTTTGACAATGCCATTGTCAAAACCTATGAAGAGCTTCTTTCCGACATCAGTGACGAGAATCTATCTCCGACTGCCAACGAGATCACACTTTCAATCACTGAAGATGAAACCGCAGAAAGCATCTTCTTCGATGGTTTAGATCCTGATGTTGGCGACACCCTTACTTACACCATCACAAATCTTCCATCAAAAGGAAGTGTACTCAACAATGGTGACGGCACCTTTACCTACGACCCTGAGACAAACTTCGAATCTCTGAATGACAACGAATCAGAAAGTGTTGTCTTCACTTACATCGCTCGCGACAACAGTAATGCTGAAAGCGCTGAAACCAACATCATCATCACCATCAATGGTGTAAATGATTCGCCTGTTGCATCTTCACAATCATTCAGTACCGAAGAAGATGTCATCTACAACGGTCAGCTTCTTCCTGCGACTGACCTCGACAGCGACCAGCTGACCTACAGCCTTGTGAGCACCAACGAGACACAAAAGGGTACCCTTATTTTAAATGAAAACGGTTCATTTACTTACGATCCTGGAACAGATTTTCTTGCATTGAATGACAACGAGTCGGAAGAAGTTCTGTTCAACTACATCGCAACTGACGAAAGCGGTACAAGCAGCAACCAAGCGACTCTCGCCATCACGATTAACGGGAAAACTGAACCAGCGCCAGTCGTCAATAATGAGCCGACTGCCAACGAGATCACACTTTCAATCACTGAAGATGAAATCGCTGAAAGCATCTTCTTCGATGGTCTAGATCCTGATGTCGGCGACACCCTTACTTACACCATCACAAATCTCCCATCAAAAGGAAGTGTACTCAACAATGGTGACGGCACCTTTACCTACGACCCTGAGACAAACTTCGAATCCCTGAATGACAACGAATCAGAAAGTGTTGTCTTCACTTACATCGCTCGCGACAACAGTAATGCTGAAAGCGCTGAAACCAACATCATCATCACCATCAATGGTGTAAATGATTCGCCTGTTGCATCTTCACAATCATTCAGTACCGAAGAAGATGTCATCTACAACGGTCAGCTTCTTCCTGCGACTGACCTCGACAGCGACCAGCTGACCTACAGCCTTGTCAGCACCAACGAGATACAAAAAGGTACCCTTATTTTAAATGAAAACGGTTCATTTACTTACGATCCTGGAACAGATTTTCTTGCATTGAATGACAACGAGTCGGAAGAAGTTCTGTTCAACTACATCGCAACTGACGAAAGCGGTACAAGCAGCAACCAAGCGACTCTCGCCATCACGATTAACGGGAAAACTGAGCCGGCAATCTTTGAAACGTCTGAAGAAAATTTATTCTTTGATGACTTTGACAATCCAACACTGACAGCTCGTCAATGGAACATCGACAATGTTTGGAAAAGTCGAAACCGCTTTGTCGGTACTTTGCTCAACGGTGAGGCGATTGGCATCACAATGGAGGTTGATGGACTTTCCACCACATCACAAAGCCTCTCACTTGCATCTCCAATTAATACAACGGGCTTCGACACGATTGAAATTAGCTTCGACTGGAGAATTGAAGATAATTGGGACAGATCTGATTTCATGAGATTCGAAATCAACCAGAACAATTCTGGCTGGACAACTCTCGACGGTATCTCAGACCTAAGAGGCCTCCGTCGAAGAAATAGTATTGAAAATCAATGGAATCAAGAAAATATCGCGCTGGATAGCTCGTCTATGGAATCATTGCAAATTCGTTTTTCCGCAAACGTCAACAAAGGCAAGGAAGATGGATATGTCAATAATGTATCCATTATAGGCATCAAAGAAACTGCTGCGACCACAGAAGTCGACTCAATCACGGGGATAGGCTTATCAGCTAAACCGTTAGAGGCTAACAAAAATTCTCCTTTTACTCCAGGTAATGATGAATATATAAGCCCTAAAACGTCAAGTACAGAAATGTCGGGCTTAAATCCAAGCGATCAATTTTTAAAAGCTGCTGAAATCGTGTTGCAGGAGACCGTGACGGCATTCACAGAAAATAGTCAATCTGACATCGGCAACAATGCCGACCCCCTATCAAATATTTCATCAATTTTGCCATCCACACTATCAGAAGACTTCGCTTCCTTCTACTCTTTTGCAAGCAATTCAGCGTTTGCCGGCTCTCTGAATTCTGAGACCTTCTAA